A single region of the Streptomyces caelestis genome encodes:
- the pulA gene encoding pullulanase-type alpha-1,6-glucosidase produces the protein MIPRWPVPSRRRTSRAGRVAAVTATALAAALVQPLAAGAATPPAPPSDAKLAAEPARHDATREQFYFVLPDRFANGDPRNDKGGLTGSRLTTGYDPTDKGFYQGGDLKGLTKRLDYIKGLGTTALWMAPIFKNQPVQGTGSNASAGYHGYWITDFTQVDPHFGTNEDLEILIDKAHDKGMKVFFDVITNHTADVVDYEEKSYDYLSKGAFPYLTKDGKPFDDADYADGRRDFPEVDRGSFPRTPVVTRKNKVPSWLNDPTMYHNRGDSTFAGESSTHGDFSGLDDLWTERPEVVRGMERIYQRWVRDFDIDGFRIDTVKHVDMEFWTQWATALDAYAAKQGRDDFFMFGEVYSADTDVTSPYVTRGRLDATLDFPFQEAARQYVSQGGSARKLASVFGDDYKYTTDKANAYEQVTFLGNHDMGRIGYFLKQDNPKATDAQILAKDELANELMFLSRGNPVVYYGDEQGFAGAGGDKDARQSLFASRTADYLDDDRIGTDRTHAEDAYDTRAPLYRRISALAGLRKAHPALADGVQQQRYAADGPGVYAFSRTDAKSGIEYVVAVNNADEAKTATFATGSARMAFQGVYGTDASLKSDGDRKLTVTVPPGSAIVLKAAGRLAAPATEPTITLKAPAAGATGTVELSADADGGRLNRVVFAAQVGNGTWQTLGSADHAPYRVTQTIAKDVPPGTALRYKAVVVDSAGRTASALAASTTGTPPAEEPPSASSRDHAIVHYKRADGNYADWGLYAWGDLADGEATQWPDSHPFTGRDAYGAFAYVKLKPGASTVGFLVVDKDGGKDVATDRTIDVTRTGEVWIEQGKEAVTTERPDYPAPDRTKAVLHYHRADGNYEGWGLHVWAGAAHPTDWSNPLKPVKTDAYGAVFEVPLSDGATSLSYILHKGDEKDLPADQSLDLRASGHEVWLLSGQEKYLLPQPAGASAALDLTTSKAVWIDRGTLAWNGSETATSTQLVYSRHGSIAVEDGALTSDDERWLRLSGTTLTDAQKTRFPHLKNYAAWTVDPRDRDRVREALRGQVVATQRAAHGAVLAATGVQIAGVLDDLYDATKADLGPTFSRGRPTLSVWAPTAQHVALEIGDSTVPMKRDDTTGVWSVTGPKSWKNKPYRYVVKVWAPSVRKVVTNEVTDPYAVALTADAERSIVVDLDDKALKPAGWSTYTKPEAVPLKDAQIQELHIRDFSVEDRTAKHPGTYLAFTDRASDGSKHLRELAKAGTSYVHLLPAFDIATIPERTADQASVDCDLASYPADSDKQQECVGKIAAKDAYNWGYDPYHYTVPEGSYATDPDGTARTVEFREMVKALNDDGLRVVMDVVYNHTAAAGQERTSVLDRIVPGYYQRLLADGSVANSTCCANTATENAMMGRLVVDSIVTWAKQYKVDGFRFDLMGHHPKANILAVREALDALTPQKDGVDGKKIILYGEGWNFGEVADDARFVQATQQNMAGTGIATFSDRARDAVRGGGPFDEDPRVQGFASGLYTEPNSSGSNGTPAEQKARLLHYQDLIKVGLSGNLAGYRFTDTSGKEVKGSEVDYNGSPAGYADAPGDALAYADAHDNESLFDALAFKLPATTRASDRARMQVLAMATATLSQGPALSQAGTDLLRSKSLDRNSYDSGDWFNAVHWNCADGNGFGRGLPMAADNAAKWPYAKHLLGQVRVGCEQIEGASAAYRDLLRIRTSEQDFSLGTAEQVQSRLSFPLSGKDETPGVITMRLGDLVVVFNATPERQEQRVPVLAGTGYRLHPVQAAGADPTVKSSSYAAESGTFAVPGRTVAVFTRAGG, from the coding sequence GTGATACCGAGATGGCCGGTGCCGTCCAGGCGCCGAACCTCCCGTGCCGGACGGGTCGCTGCGGTCACCGCGACCGCGCTGGCCGCAGCACTCGTCCAGCCGCTCGCCGCCGGGGCAGCGACCCCACCCGCGCCTCCGTCCGACGCGAAGCTCGCCGCCGAGCCCGCCCGCCACGACGCCACCCGTGAGCAGTTCTACTTCGTCCTGCCGGATCGTTTCGCCAATGGCGACCCGCGCAACGACAAGGGCGGACTGACCGGCTCCCGCCTCACCACCGGCTACGACCCCACCGACAAGGGCTTCTACCAGGGCGGCGACCTCAAGGGCCTGACCAAGAGGCTCGACTACATCAAGGGCCTCGGCACCACCGCCCTCTGGATGGCCCCGATCTTCAAGAACCAGCCCGTACAGGGCACGGGGAGCAACGCCTCGGCCGGCTACCACGGCTACTGGATCACGGACTTCACCCAGGTCGACCCGCACTTCGGGACCAACGAGGACCTGGAGATCCTCATCGACAAGGCCCACGACAAGGGCATGAAGGTCTTCTTCGACGTCATCACCAACCACACGGCGGACGTCGTCGACTACGAGGAGAAGTCCTACGACTACCTCTCCAAGGGAGCGTTCCCGTACCTGACGAAGGACGGGAAGCCGTTCGACGACGCCGACTACGCGGACGGGCGGCGGGACTTCCCCGAGGTGGACCGGGGCTCCTTCCCGCGCACGCCCGTGGTGACCAGGAAGAACAAGGTCCCGTCGTGGCTCAACGACCCGACGATGTACCACAACCGCGGCGACTCCACCTTCGCCGGTGAGAGCTCCACCCACGGCGACTTCTCCGGCCTCGACGACCTGTGGACCGAGCGGCCCGAGGTCGTGCGGGGCATGGAGAGGATCTACCAGCGCTGGGTGCGGGACTTCGACATCGACGGCTTCCGGATCGACACCGTGAAGCACGTCGACATGGAGTTCTGGACGCAGTGGGCCACCGCCCTGGACGCGTACGCCGCCAAGCAGGGCCGGGACGACTTCTTCATGTTCGGCGAGGTCTACTCGGCCGACACGGACGTCACCTCCCCGTACGTCACCCGGGGCCGCCTCGACGCCACGCTCGACTTCCCCTTCCAGGAGGCGGCCCGCCAGTACGTCTCCCAGGGCGGCAGCGCGCGGAAGCTCGCGAGCGTCTTCGGCGACGACTACAAGTACACGACCGACAAGGCGAACGCGTACGAGCAGGTCACCTTCCTCGGCAACCACGACATGGGCCGGATCGGGTACTTCCTCAAGCAGGACAACCCCAAGGCCACCGACGCCCAGATCCTCGCCAAGGACGAGCTCGCCAACGAGCTGATGTTCCTCAGCCGCGGCAACCCCGTCGTCTACTACGGCGACGAGCAGGGCTTCGCCGGGGCGGGCGGCGACAAGGACGCCCGGCAGAGCCTGTTCGCCTCCCGCACCGCCGACTACCTCGACGACGACCGGATCGGCACCGACCGCACCCACGCCGAGGACGCCTACGACACGAGAGCACCGCTCTACCGCCGGATCAGCGCTCTCGCGGGGCTCCGCAAGGCCCATCCCGCCCTGGCCGACGGCGTCCAGCAGCAGCGGTACGCGGCCGACGGCCCGGGCGTGTACGCCTTCTCCCGCACCGACGCCAAGAGCGGCATCGAGTACGTCGTCGCCGTCAACAACGCGGACGAGGCGAAGACGGCGACGTTCGCGACCGGGTCGGCGCGCATGGCCTTCCAGGGCGTTTACGGCACCGACGCCTCCCTCAAGAGCGACGGCGACAGGAAGCTCACCGTCACCGTCCCGCCCGGCTCGGCGATCGTCCTCAAGGCGGCCGGCAGGCTCGCCGCGCCCGCCACCGAGCCGACGATCACCCTGAAGGCCCCGGCGGCCGGCGCCACCGGCACCGTGGAGCTCTCCGCCGACGCCGACGGCGGCCGGCTCAACCGTGTCGTCTTCGCCGCCCAGGTCGGCAACGGCACGTGGCAGACCCTCGGCTCCGCCGACCACGCCCCGTACCGGGTCACCCAGACCATCGCAAAGGACGTACCGCCCGGCACGGCCCTGCGCTACAAGGCCGTCGTCGTCGACTCGGCCGGCCGCACCGCGAGCGCCCTGGCCGCCTCCACCACCGGCACCCCGCCCGCCGAGGAGCCGCCCAGTGCCTCCTCCCGCGACCACGCGATCGTCCACTACAAGCGCGCCGACGGGAACTACGCCGACTGGGGCCTGTACGCCTGGGGCGACCTCGCCGACGGTGAGGCCACTCAGTGGCCCGACAGCCACCCCTTCACCGGCCGCGACGCCTACGGTGCCTTCGCCTACGTCAAGCTCAAGCCCGGCGCCTCGACCGTCGGCTTCCTCGTCGTCGACAAGGACGGCGGCAAGGACGTCGCCACCGACCGCACGATCGACGTCACCAGGACCGGCGAGGTCTGGATCGAGCAGGGCAAGGAGGCCGTCACCACCGAGCGCCCGGACTACCCGGCCCCCGACAGGACCAAGGCCGTCCTGCACTACCACCGCGCCGACGGGAACTACGAGGGCTGGGGTCTGCACGTCTGGGCGGGCGCCGCGCACCCCACCGACTGGTCGAACCCCCTCAAGCCGGTCAAGACTGATGCCTATGGTGCGGTCTTCGAGGTACCGCTCAGCGACGGTGCCACCAGCCTCAGCTACATCCTCCACAAGGGCGACGAGAAGGACCTGCCCGCCGACCAGTCGCTCGATCTCCGGGCGAGCGGCCACGAGGTGTGGCTGTTGAGCGGTCAGGAGAAGTACCTGCTCCCGCAGCCGGCGGGCGCCTCGGCCGCGCTCGACCTGACCACGTCCAAGGCGGTCTGGATCGACCGGGGCACCCTCGCCTGGAACGGCTCCGAGACCGCCACCTCCACCCAGTTGGTGTACAGCCGGCACGGCTCGATCGCGGTCGAGGACGGCGCGCTGACCAGCGACGACGAGAGGTGGCTCCGTCTGTCCGGGACCACCCTCACCGATGCCCAGAAGACGAGGTTCCCCCATCTGAAGAACTACGCCGCCTGGACCGTCGACCCGCGCGACCGCGACCGGGTCCGCGAGGCGCTGCGCGGCCAGGTCGTCGCCACGCAGCGAGCCGCCCACGGCGCCGTCCTGGCCGCGACCGGCGTACAGATCGCCGGCGTGCTCGACGACCTGTACGACGCCACGAAGGCCGACCTGGGGCCGACGTTCTCCCGGGGCCGCCCCACGCTGTCCGTGTGGGCACCGACCGCGCAGCACGTGGCACTGGAGATCGGCGACTCCACCGTGCCGATGAAACGCGACGACACCACCGGCGTCTGGTCCGTCACCGGCCCGAAGTCCTGGAAGAACAAGCCGTACCGGTACGTCGTGAAGGTCTGGGCGCCCAGCGTCCGCAAGGTCGTCACCAACGAGGTCACCGACCCCTACGCGGTCGCCCTCACCGCGGACGCCGAGCGCAGCATCGTCGTCGACCTGGACGACAAGGCTCTCAAGCCCGCCGGCTGGTCGACGTACACCAAGCCCGAGGCCGTACCGCTGAAGGACGCCCAGATCCAGGAGCTGCACATCCGGGACTTCTCCGTCGAGGACCGGACGGCGAAGCACCCCGGCACCTACCTCGCCTTCACCGACAGGGCGAGCGACGGCTCCAAGCACCTGCGCGAGCTGGCCAAGGCGGGTACCTCGTACGTCCATCTCCTGCCCGCCTTCGACATCGCCACCATCCCGGAGCGCACGGCCGACCAGGCGAGCGTCGACTGCGACCTGGCCTCCTACCCGGCCGACTCCGACAAGCAGCAGGAGTGCGTCGGGAAGATCGCCGCGAAGGACGCCTACAACTGGGGCTACGACCCGTACCACTACACGGTCCCCGAGGGCTCCTACGCCACCGACCCGGACGGCACGGCCCGTACGGTCGAGTTCCGCGAGATGGTCAAGGCGCTGAACGACGACGGCCTGCGGGTCGTGATGGACGTCGTCTACAACCACACCGCGGCCGCCGGCCAGGAGAGGACCAGCGTCCTGGACCGGATCGTGCCCGGCTACTACCAGCGGCTCCTCGCCGACGGCTCGGTGGCGAACAGCACGTGCTGTGCCAACACCGCCACCGAGAACGCCATGATGGGCAGGCTGGTCGTCGACTCGATCGTCACCTGGGCCAAGCAGTACAAGGTCGACGGCTTCCGCTTCGACCTCATGGGCCACCACCCCAAGGCCAACATCCTCGCGGTCCGCGAGGCCCTCGACGCGCTCACCCCTCAGAAGGACGGCGTCGACGGCAAGAAGATCATCCTGTACGGGGAGGGCTGGAACTTCGGGGAGGTCGCCGACGATGCCCGGTTCGTCCAGGCCACCCAGCAGAACATGGCCGGCACCGGCATCGCCACCTTCTCCGACCGGGCCCGGGACGCCGTGCGCGGCGGCGGCCCCTTCGACGAGGACCCCCGCGTGCAGGGCTTCGCGTCCGGCCTCTACACCGAACCCAACTCCTCGGGGAGCAACGGCACTCCGGCCGAGCAGAAGGCCCGCCTGCTGCACTACCAGGACCTGATCAAGGTCGGGCTGTCCGGCAACCTCGCCGGCTACCGGTTCACCGACACGAGCGGCAAGGAGGTCAAGGGCTCCGAGGTCGACTACAACGGCTCACCCGCCGGCTACGCCGACGCCCCCGGCGACGCCCTGGCCTACGCCGACGCGCACGACAACGAGTCCCTGTTCGACGCACTCGCCTTCAAGCTGCCCGCCACGACGCGTGCGTCCGACCGGGCCCGTATGCAGGTCCTGGCCATGGCGACGGCCACCCTCTCGCAGGGCCCGGCCCTCTCCCAGGCGGGCACCGACCTGCTGCGTTCCAAGTCCCTGGACCGCAACTCCTACGACAGCGGCGACTGGTTCAACGCCGTCCACTGGAACTGCGCCGACGGCAACGGCTTCGGCCGCGGACTGCCCATGGCGGCCGACAACGCTGCCAAGTGGCCCTACGCCAAGCACTTGTTGGGCCAGGTCAGGGTGGGCTGCGAGCAGATCGAGGGCGCCTCGGCGGCGTACCGCGACCTGCTGCGGATCCGTACCAGCGAGCAGGACTTCTCCCTCGGCACCGCCGAGCAGGTGCAGTCCCGGCTCTCCTTCCCGCTGTCCGGCAAGGACGAGACACCCGGCGTGATCACCATGCGGCTCGGTGACCTCGTCGTCGTCTTCAACGCCACGCCCGAGCGGCAGGAGCAGCGCGTCCCCGTACTCGCCGGGACCGGCTACCGGCTGCACCCGGTGCAGGCGGCGGGGGCGGACCCTACCGTCAAGTCGTCCTCTTACGCGGCGGAATCGGGCACGTTCGCCGTTCCGGGGCGCACGGTCGCCGTCTTCACCCGGGCCGGCGGATAG
- a CDS encoding ATP-binding protein, whose product MTRPTAVGPPGYTETLPCEPETARRARRLVSAALNTWGIGELADAGTLIVSELVSNAIRHTSCRLVRVSIRRVTNDLVRIGVTDKSHALPKMDRVTGGDETGRGLVLVDALSHRWGYDEMRWGKTIWAELVVPAC is encoded by the coding sequence ATGACCAGACCCACTGCAGTCGGACCGCCCGGCTACACCGAAACCCTTCCCTGCGAGCCCGAGACGGCCCGTCGTGCCCGGCGGCTCGTCTCGGCCGCGCTGAACACCTGGGGCATAGGCGAGTTGGCCGATGCGGGCACGCTGATCGTCTCCGAGCTGGTGAGCAACGCGATCCGCCACACCTCGTGCCGTCTGGTCCGGGTATCCATCCGGCGCGTCACGAACGATCTCGTACGCATCGGCGTCACCGACAAATCCCACGCCCTGCCGAAAATGGATCGGGTCACCGGCGGCGATGAGACGGGGCGCGGCCTGGTATTGGTCGATGCGCTGTCACACCGCTGGGGCTACGACGAAATGCGCTGGGGCAAGACCATCTGGGCGGAGCTGGTGGTCCCGGCGTGCTGA
- a CDS encoding glycoside hydrolase family 30 protein encodes MTGRITLRRLRTWTVTSLAVLLTTAGVTAGASPTTVAATATVNGSTRHQPIDGFGISQHFGRAEIMRGSQGLPPERQREILDLLFSKNTGVGLSILRLGIDSGIQPTDPGGPNATPKYVWDRNDKGQVWLAQQAKAYGVTRFYADAWSAPGYMKTNGTDANGGTLCGLAGATCASGDWRKAYANYLVQYAKFYAQEGIRVTDLGFVNEPDYTATYDSMRLTPAQAAEFAKVFGPVARAGGYKVVCCDSFGWNQQKTYTSAIEADATARGYVDTHAGHTYASPVDGPLPTQKRTWMSEWSPNGTTWNEAWDDGSGYDGFTVASAVHDALTKGNTSGYIYWYGASVGATRGLIQMDGENYHVSKRLWALANYSRFIRPGATRIGATASDGDLRLSAFRNTDGSLTVVALNAATGATPVSFSLRNIGFGNGTATPYVTNGSQSMARQAAVPVTGGALQATVPARSLVTYTIKR; translated from the coding sequence ATGACGGGACGGATCACGCTGCGCAGACTCAGAACGTGGACGGTCACTTCCCTCGCGGTGCTGCTGACGACCGCTGGGGTCACCGCGGGGGCCTCACCCACGACGGTGGCCGCAACGGCCACCGTGAACGGCTCCACCCGGCACCAGCCCATCGACGGCTTCGGGATCTCCCAGCACTTCGGCCGGGCCGAGATCATGCGCGGCTCGCAGGGCCTTCCCCCGGAACGCCAACGCGAGATCCTCGACCTGCTGTTCAGCAAGAACACCGGCGTCGGGCTGAGCATCCTGCGTCTCGGCATCGACTCGGGCATCCAGCCCACCGACCCCGGCGGGCCGAACGCGACCCCGAAGTACGTCTGGGACCGCAACGACAAGGGCCAGGTGTGGCTCGCCCAGCAGGCCAAGGCGTACGGTGTGACCCGGTTCTACGCCGACGCCTGGAGCGCGCCCGGCTATATGAAGACCAACGGCACGGATGCCAACGGCGGCACCCTGTGCGGTCTGGCCGGGGCCACCTGCGCGAGCGGCGACTGGCGCAAGGCGTACGCCAACTACCTCGTGCAGTACGCCAAGTTCTATGCCCAGGAGGGCATCCGCGTCACCGACCTCGGGTTCGTCAACGAGCCCGACTACACGGCCACGTACGACTCCATGCGGCTCACTCCGGCGCAGGCGGCCGAGTTCGCCAAGGTCTTCGGCCCGGTGGCGAGGGCGGGCGGATACAAGGTCGTCTGCTGCGACTCCTTCGGCTGGAACCAGCAGAAGACCTACACCAGCGCGATCGAGGCCGACGCCACGGCCCGGGGCTACGTCGACACCCACGCCGGCCACACCTACGCCAGTCCCGTCGACGGCCCGCTGCCGACGCAGAAGCGGACCTGGATGTCGGAGTGGTCGCCCAACGGCACCACCTGGAACGAGGCCTGGGACGACGGCAGCGGCTACGACGGGTTCACCGTCGCCTCCGCCGTGCACGACGCCCTGACCAAGGGCAACACCAGCGGCTACATCTACTGGTACGGCGCCTCGGTCGGTGCCACCCGGGGCCTGATCCAGATGGACGGGGAGAACTACCACGTCTCCAAGCGCCTGTGGGCGCTGGCGAACTACAGCCGCTTCATCCGCCCCGGAGCCACCCGCATCGGCGCCACTGCTTCCGACGGCGACCTCAGGCTGTCGGCGTTCCGCAACACCGACGGATCCCTGACGGTCGTGGCACTCAACGCGGCCACCGGCGCCACCCCGGTGTCGTTCAGCCTGCGGAACATCGGGTTCGGCAACGGCACGGCGACCCCGTACGTCACCAACGGCTCCCAGAGCATGGCCCGGCAGGCGGCCGTGCCGGTCACCGGGGGCGCGCTGCAGGCCACGGTACCGGCCCGCTCGCTCGTCACCTACACCATCAAGCGCTAG
- a CDS encoding helix-turn-helix domain-containing protein: MPASPSSSAQAAREALAVRLTHLRKDAGLTGKQLSARCGWHPAKTTRIQKGEVQPTDVDIRAWCTACDAADQAEDLIATARAVDSMYVEWRRSHRMGMRKTQEDFYDLYAQTGVTRAYVSNVVPGFFQTPAYATALMEAITDFQGTPNDVSEAVAARVARSRFLYEGGHRFIVLMEECVLRYRVGDAETMAGQLRHLLTVMPLPSVSLGIIPFTAQRTMWPLEAFYLHDGTRSVVETLTAEVNVVQPRELADYRKAFGELTKMAVHGNAARALINAAIGSLG; encoded by the coding sequence ATGCCCGCCTCCCCTTCGTCCAGCGCTCAGGCAGCCCGTGAAGCGCTCGCCGTACGCCTGACGCACCTTCGCAAGGACGCCGGCCTCACCGGGAAGCAACTCTCCGCCCGGTGCGGCTGGCACCCTGCGAAAACCACCCGCATCCAAAAGGGTGAGGTACAGCCCACCGACGTGGACATCCGCGCCTGGTGCACTGCCTGTGACGCCGCCGACCAGGCCGAAGACCTGATCGCCACGGCCCGCGCCGTCGACTCGATGTACGTGGAGTGGCGCAGGAGCCATCGGATGGGCATGCGCAAGACCCAGGAGGACTTCTACGACCTCTACGCGCAGACCGGCGTCACCCGCGCGTACGTCTCCAACGTCGTACCCGGCTTCTTCCAGACGCCCGCCTACGCCACGGCCCTGATGGAGGCCATCACCGACTTCCAGGGGACCCCCAACGACGTCTCCGAGGCAGTCGCCGCCCGCGTCGCCCGGAGTCGGTTCCTGTACGAAGGCGGACACCGGTTCATCGTGCTCATGGAGGAGTGCGTCCTGCGCTACCGCGTCGGCGACGCCGAGACCATGGCCGGGCAACTGAGGCATCTGCTCACCGTGATGCCACTTCCTTCCGTCTCCCTGGGCATCATCCCCTTCACCGCGCAAAGGACCATGTGGCCGCTGGAGGCGTTCTACCTCCATGACGGCACACGCAGCGTCGTGGAAACCCTCACCGCCGAGGTCAACGTGGTACAGCCGCGTGAACTCGCCGACTACCGCAAGGCGTTCGGAGAGCTGACCAAGATGGCCGTCCACGGCAACGCCGCCCGTGCATTGATCAACGCGGCGATCGGCTCCCTCGGATGA
- a CDS encoding aldo/keto reductase codes for MSPDLALGTYRCRNIPQATVHAIACGATWIDTAPNYHHGRAQPQLQSVLAGNLDLRVSTKAGFFTPDIATAARDAGVLTPAEAASGHCLTHRYVAWQSRRNATELGRTPDLVFVHNPERAARPHDAIAGAFTALEVEARAGRIGSYGVATWTGFEGAFSVADLLDIATRCGGPGHHLAAVQLPVSLVMLKPVAQALDGTGPLAEATAAGLNTFISAPLHGGELPAMVTDELAQLIDPGTTPADAALLVTVSTPGVNHVILGAGRAQHWQAAQRVLALPPLPAKTLHEVVDVLGA; via the coding sequence ATGAGCCCCGACCTGGCACTGGGAACGTACCGGTGCCGGAACATCCCGCAGGCGACCGTCCACGCGATCGCCTGCGGGGCCACCTGGATCGACACCGCCCCCAACTACCACCACGGCCGCGCCCAGCCTCAGCTCCAGTCCGTGCTCGCCGGGAACCTGGACCTGCGAGTGTCGACGAAGGCCGGCTTCTTCACCCCCGACATCGCGACAGCCGCCAGGGACGCCGGAGTCCTCACACCAGCCGAAGCGGCCTCAGGTCACTGCCTCACCCACCGCTACGTCGCCTGGCAGAGTCGCCGCAACGCCACAGAGCTGGGCCGTACGCCGGACCTCGTCTTCGTACACAACCCCGAACGAGCCGCCCGCCCGCACGACGCCATCGCCGGCGCCTTCACCGCTCTCGAAGTCGAGGCCCGCGCGGGACGGATCGGAAGCTACGGCGTCGCCACCTGGACCGGCTTCGAGGGCGCGTTCAGCGTCGCCGACCTGCTCGACATCGCCACCCGTTGCGGAGGCCCCGGCCACCATCTGGCCGCCGTCCAGCTCCCCGTCTCGCTGGTCATGCTCAAACCGGTCGCGCAGGCCCTGGACGGCACCGGCCCTCTAGCCGAGGCGACCGCAGCCGGCCTGAACACGTTCATCTCCGCGCCTCTGCATGGCGGGGAACTCCCCGCCATGGTCACCGACGAACTCGCCCAACTCATCGACCCAGGCACTACCCCGGCCGACGCAGCGCTGCTTGTCACCGTGTCCACCCCAGGGGTGAACCACGTCATCCTGGGGGCCGGACGTGCGCAACACTGGCAGGCTGCCCAGCGCGTCCTCGCGCTACCTCCGCTCCCGGCCAAGACCCTGCACGAGGTGGTCGATGTTCTCGGCGCCTGA
- a CDS encoding cupin domain-containing protein, with product MTAFSKVVERLGGDFLTGAFGRTYRIWRSVADFSSVLTWDDLNTVIGRGRLEPPRLRLHRDGELVPWQRYAAAAPTRRNVVWQRIQPSRLHGQLHDGASLVLDAVDELHQPAERLAQALEGVFRGRVQINVYASWTVMEGFGTHWDDHDVIVVQVEGAKRWRLYGPTRINPLHRDTEAPEPPADGPVEEIVLRAGDMLYLPRGWWHAVAATEGHSLHLTCGLQTTTGADLLGWLSDRLRTSETVRAHLPVFAPPQEQATYLELLRNEVTDALHDGAIGDFLTARDGIEPGRPMPSLPFLDVVPARDDLHVRLTTARAQLADNDQGQVVLLAGGEEWTFAPPVRAVLSPLLDGSLVSLGHLAETSGLTVGQVAGLITELINADVAAVNEP from the coding sequence GTGACCGCCTTCTCGAAGGTGGTCGAACGCCTCGGTGGGGACTTCCTCACCGGGGCCTTCGGCCGCACTTACCGCATCTGGCGCAGCGTCGCCGACTTCTCATCCGTCCTGACGTGGGATGACCTCAACACCGTCATCGGCCGGGGACGCCTTGAACCGCCTCGCCTCCGCCTTCACCGCGACGGGGAACTCGTCCCGTGGCAGCGCTACGCCGCCGCGGCCCCCACCCGCAGGAACGTGGTGTGGCAGCGCATCCAGCCTTCGCGGCTGCACGGCCAACTCCACGACGGTGCCTCGTTGGTCCTGGATGCTGTGGATGAGCTCCACCAGCCTGCCGAGCGCTTGGCGCAGGCCCTCGAAGGGGTTTTCCGGGGCCGTGTCCAGATCAATGTGTATGCCTCCTGGACCGTGATGGAGGGTTTCGGCACCCACTGGGACGATCACGACGTCATCGTTGTCCAAGTCGAAGGGGCCAAACGGTGGCGTCTGTACGGGCCGACCCGGATCAACCCGCTTCACCGCGACACCGAAGCCCCGGAGCCTCCGGCAGACGGGCCCGTCGAAGAAATCGTCCTGCGCGCAGGCGACATGCTGTACCTGCCCCGGGGCTGGTGGCACGCGGTTGCGGCCACCGAGGGCCACTCCCTGCACCTGACGTGCGGGCTCCAGACCACGACCGGCGCGGATCTGCTGGGCTGGCTCTCGGACCGGCTGCGGACGTCGGAAACCGTGCGTGCGCACCTGCCCGTCTTCGCCCCGCCGCAGGAACAGGCCACCTACCTCGAACTCCTCCGCAATGAAGTCACGGACGCTCTCCACGACGGAGCGATCGGAGACTTCCTCACGGCGCGAGACGGCATCGAACCAGGCCGCCCGATGCCGTCACTGCCGTTCCTCGACGTTGTACCGGCCCGCGACGACCTGCATGTCCGGCTCACCACTGCCCGAGCCCAGCTCGCCGACAACGATCAGGGTCAGGTCGTGCTCCTAGCCGGCGGCGAAGAGTGGACATTCGCGCCGCCCGTACGCGCTGTGCTGTCCCCGCTCCTTGACGGCTCCTTGGTGTCGCTGGGGCACCTCGCGGAAACGAGCGGTCTCACCGTCGGACAGGTCGCAGGGCTCATCACAGAACTGATCAATGCAGACGTCGCGGCGGTGAACGAGCCATGA
- a CDS encoding DUF397 domain-containing protein yields the protein MRSTRPDLNSAAWRKSTYSDGGGGDCLEFADDIPGIVPVRDSKNPTGPALLLSPAAWAAFIGGIRRTG from the coding sequence ATGCGCAGCACCCGACCTGACCTGAACTCCGCCGCTTGGCGCAAGAGCACGTACAGCGATGGCGGTGGCGGCGACTGCCTGGAGTTCGCCGACGACATCCCCGGCATCGTCCCCGTCCGCGATAGCAAGAACCCCACAGGCCCGGCTCTGCTCCTCTCTCCCGCCGCCTGGGCGGCGTTCATCGGAGGTATACGCAGAACCGGCTGA
- a CDS encoding DUF6879 family protein — protein sequence MSQSGVPSFAELLAGTRRSAVHLEMRDAYGVGDEAEEFEQFKRTGHVDLDPTARWWPGWLGMVREAVGRGVVMRRARIVSEPVTDYIRWEHAATPLNIEAGELVRWLPRRRAVDIALPGADFWLFDDRLVQFNIFTGDGDWADPPKEFSEDPAVVKLCSDAFEAVWERAVDHEKYTV from the coding sequence ATGTCGCAGAGCGGCGTGCCGAGCTTCGCTGAGCTGCTGGCCGGTACGCGCCGCAGCGCGGTGCATCTGGAGATGCGCGACGCGTACGGCGTCGGTGACGAGGCCGAGGAGTTCGAGCAGTTCAAGCGGACCGGCCATGTCGATCTCGATCCGACGGCGCGGTGGTGGCCCGGGTGGCTGGGCATGGTGCGGGAGGCCGTTGGCCGTGGCGTGGTGATGCGCCGGGCCCGGATCGTCTCGGAACCCGTGACGGACTACATCCGGTGGGAGCACGCCGCCACCCCGCTGAATATCGAGGCGGGTGAGCTGGTGCGCTGGCTGCCTCGTCGGCGGGCGGTGGACATCGCATTGCCCGGAGCCGACTTCTGGCTGTTCGACGATCGTCTGGTGCAGTTCAACATCTTCACCGGGGACGGTGACTGGGCGGATCCGCCCAAGGAGTTCAGCGAGGATCCCGCCGTGGTCAAGCTGTGCTCCGACGCGTTCGAGGCCGTGTGGGAGCGTGCCGTCGACCACGAGAAGTACACCGTCTGA